The genomic interval CCGCCAAGCGGAAGGCAACCCTATCGCGCGCCGCCGAAACGGTAATGCCGCGGATAAAGCGGATCGCCGCTGTCGGACGGCGTGCCGGGACGCTGCCTTTCGACCGAGGCCATCGAGGACGGCAGTTCGAAGGGCAGCCGCCCCTCCGGACCGATTTTCCCGGTCAGGACATCCAGAAACGCATCGTCATTCGCGCCGAAACCCGCGATCAGCACGTTGGCGCGCTGCCGGAACGGCGTCAGAATCGCCGGCCGGTCCAGCTGCACCTCGACCACCAGCGGCAGCCCGGCAGGCAGTCCGTCGACGAACTTCACCGGTTCGGAACCCGGCGCGAAGGCAAGGCTGCCTTCCTGCTGCATCGATCCGAACATGTAGTTGGGATGCAGGGTTTCGAACGGCGAAACCGTGCGCATTACCGCCAGCTCTGCCTCCGCGGGATCGCTCACCGGGACCAGGCCCGCAGCGCGTGCGGCATCCGCGTCCACGCCGTGCAGCAGCACCCTGGTGCCCGGCGCGGCGGGAAGGCGCCCGTCATTCTCCAGCAGCACCATCGAGCGCGCCTGCACCGAACGGCCCCACGCGATGTCGCTCTCGCTGCCCACCAGCGCCGCGACGCCGGTTTCGTCGACGAAGGGATGTTCGTATTGCCCCATCGCGAAATCCACCAGCATGACCCGCCGCACCGCGCGGTCCAGCAGTTCCTCGCCGATCAAGCCGCTGCGAACGGCCTCGACGATGGGGGCGGCATCTTCCAGCCCGCCGAACTGGTCGACGCCGGCGTTCATCGCCTTGGCCACGCGCTGCGCCTTGGTCAGATCCTCGACCCCCCACGCGGTCGATACGCCCTGAAAGCTGGGGCGGGTACCCGCGGGGAAGCCGTTCATGCAGATGTCGCCGCAATCCTCGATGATGGCCCAGTCCGACAGCACCAGCCCGTCGAACCCGAGCTGGCTGCGCAGTACCCCGCCGATGACATCGCGGTTGAAGGCCGCGCCGACCTGTTCGGTTTCGCGGCCATCGAATTCCAGCCCCTGCAGCACCGAATAGGAAGGCATCACGCCAGCCGCCCCGGCATCGATCGCGCCCTCGAACGGTCGGACGTGCTGGGCGAATTCTTGCGCGTCCACGCGTGAGAAACGCCCATAGCGATTATGCGCGTCCAGCCCGTCGACGGCGGCGCTGTACCCGGCGAAATGCTTGATGACAGCGGCCACGCCGTTCGGCTGCAGCCCGTCGCTCCCGCCCTGCAGGCCGGTCACGAATGCCGCCGCCATGCGCGCGGCCAATGCGGGATCGTCGCCATAGGTTTCGAAGAAGCGCGGCCAGCGCGGTTCGGTGGCCAGGTCGATCTGCGGCCCCAGCAGCATCGAAATGCCGACCGCGCGCAGGTCGCGCCGGACCAGATCGGCCTGACGCCTGACCAGATCATCGTCCCCCAGCGCCGCGAAGCCCGGCGAATTGGGCCACACGCTGAAGGAACCGGCCGCGAAACTGGCACCGATCAGGCCGGTGTAGCTGTGGCGCGAATTGCTGGACAGCACCAGTGGAATGCCCAGCCTGCCGGTTTCGGCCACGCCCTGCGCCTCGTTATTGGCGCGGGCCAGCGTGGCGGCATCGGCGGAAAGCCGGATGTTGAGATGGGTTGCGTGCCGGTTCGATATCGTCTGCGCCAGAGCGCCAAGGTCGTGCCCGGTCGCCTGCTGCCCGTATTCCGCATTCGGATTGAGGCCCGGCACGATCAGCTGGCCCGCCTTCTCCTCAAGCGTCATGCGCCCGATCAGATCGGCAGCGCGCCGTTCGGGCGAAAGGCGCCAGTCCTCGTAGGCGGTAAGCGAGCCGCTGCGATCGAGATCGCGGAACCGCAGCCCGTCGAACTCGATGATCGGGATCGATCCGGTGGTCAGTTCGGGCTGACCGGCACCTGCCATGGGCGCCAGCGGCGCATCCTGCATGGACGGAGCGCACGACGCCAGTGCGAGCGCCGCGACCGCTCCGTAAAGCGCATTTGTCCTGCGATTGGTCATGACTGTATTTCCGCTCCCTGCGGTGGATGCCCGCATTATCTATCCCGCGATTCGGTGCCGCTCATCGGCCGAAGAAAACCGACAGCAGATGAGCCAGGCTCCGGCATGCGCCCCCGCAAGCGGACCGAACCGCTCGCGAAGGCGCCATGCCGCGTGCCCAGCCTCAATATTCCGCGCTGAGCGAAATGCCGACCGAACGGACCGAATCCAGCCCGAAGCGCTGGTTGTAGGTCACGACGCCGTCATTGTTCTCACCGGAATCGGTGGCGATGCTGACGGGGATATGCTCGTTCGTGCAGTTCTTGCAGAACACGCTTGCCCGCACCCGGTCGTTTATATTGACGCCGCCGCTGAAGCCGAACGTGTCGACCGCGCCATAGTTCGCCAGCGGGACCTGGTTGATCTGGTACTGGACGCTGGAGCGGTGATACCAGTTACCCTCGATGAACGGGACCACGTCGCCGCTTACAGGGAACTCGTAGATCGCCTGCACCGTCGCCGTCAGATCGGGCGACAGCGGCAGGGTGTTGCCACCCGCATCGAAGGTGCCATCGACCGCGCAGGACGGATCGGGCTGGCCCAGATAGCATTGCGCGCCGGGGAAGCTGTCGAATTCCGCATCGAGGAAAGTCGCCGCGCCATTGATGCTCAGCCCGTCGAAGGGGCGGGCGCCCAGCGTCACCTCGACGCCCTGCGTCGTCACCTTGGCAGCGTTCTGCACGACATAGGTCAGCAGTTCCTGGTCGAACGCCTGCACCTGGAAATCGTCGAACTTGGTGCGGAATGCCGACACGTTGAAGGTCACCGCACCGTCCAGAAGCGTGGTCTTCACGCCGATTTCGAACGCGTCGGAGGTTTCGGGATCGATCGGCTGCACCTGCGCCACCCCGTTGGCGTCGGCGATCGCGGTGGTGTTGAACCCCGGACCCTTGTAGCCGCGGCCATAGAAGCCATAGAGCATGATGTTGCGCGTCGGCTCGTACTGGCCGCCGATCTTCCAGCTGAAGTTGGTGTTGCTGGTCTCGCCCGTATAGACGCCGGGAAGAACGCCAAGATTGATAAACGCGTCGATCTGGCCCTGGTCGACTTCCAGCTCCACCTCGTCGCGGGTGACGCGGCCGCCAGCGAACACTTCCAGCCCGTCGGCCAGTTCATAGTTCAGCTGGCCGAAACCGGCATAGCTGGTGGTATCTTGCGTCGCGAAATAGGACCGGCCCAGGAAATAGTCGTTGCTGACCGAGCAATTGGGCGGACCGCCCGGCGCAACCTCTGCGCCCACGCAGAACGGAAAGCTGGGCAGCAGGAAGCTGGGGAAGCCCGCGTTTCCGAACAGCGCGTTGCTGGTGTCGAGCTTGGAACGGAAATAATACAGGCCGACTTGCCCGCTCAGCCGCTCGCCCGAGGGGAGCGACAGGCGAAGCTCGTTCGAGAACTGGTCATAGGCAGTGTCGGAATAGTTGGTGTTCACCTCGGCCGTGGGAACCAGGTCGACGTCCAGGTTCTGCTGGGTATCGAAATAGCGCCATGCAAAGACGTTCGAAATCTCGAAGCCCGAACCGAATTCATAGCTGACCGTCGCCTGCGCGCCGCCGATGTCGGAATCGACGAAGAACCCCCCGTCGGCGGTATTCAGGAAATTGTCGGGTCCGGGCACGGCGCCGGCATCCAGCACCAGCTGCTCGCGCGCACTGCCCTCGCCGAATTGCAGATAGGTGTTGCCGAAGCGGTTGAGCCCGGTCCGCAGCTCGTTGTAATCGCCGATCACATAGATCGAGAGGCCGCCGTCGCTCTCGTAAAGATACTTCGCCTTGAGCTGGATGTTGCGGTTCGCATCGTAATTCTTGTTCGGAACATCGACGAAGGGAACCGTGCCGCCCTCAAACGGAACGAGCCGCGTGACGGGCGATTCCTGATAGGCATAGAGCGCATTGAGGCGCAGCGCCGAATTGGCCGAAACGGGGATGTTCAGGACCTGCTTGGCGATGATGCCCGGCGCGTTGCGATCCGCACCCGGCGTCGCGCGGTTCGAGATCTCGATGTCGGTGCTGCCCGACATTGCGCCGATCTCGGGCCTGGCGGTGACGATGTTCAGCAAACCGGCCGAGGCATTCTTGCCGAACAACAGGCCCTGCGGCCCGTTCAGCACCTCGACGCGGGCGACGTCGTACAGCAGCGGCGTGCCCAGATCGGGGCGGCCCAGGTTCACCTCGTCCAGCGCGAGCGCGACACTGGTGTCGATCGTGTTGGCAAAGGCCAGGGTGCCCACGCCGCGAACCGCGAAATTATTGTCCGCACCGACCTGAAGGCTGGGCGCCGCCGCGGCGATGCCGCTCAGATCGTTGATCTGCCGCGATTCAAGCGCCTCTTCGGTCACCGCGGTCAGGCTGACAGGCACGTCCTGCAGGTTCTCGGCCCGGCGCTGCGCGGTCACGATGATGGTTCCGGCGGGAGCAACCTCTTCTCCGGTCTGTCCGGTCGTATCCTGCGCGAATGCGGGGTTCGCTGCCGCGCCGGCGGCCAATGCGGCCACGAAAAGCGCCAGGCGCGAAGCGGAATGTGCGTAATGTCGTTCGGTCACAGCTCATCTCTCCCTGTGTTGCCCGTAAGCCCCAATCGATTTCTATCTGACCGGGTAGTGGAATTGGCCTTACCGCATCCGACCAATCTATCAAAAACTATTCGATTGATGGAGTTCGATCATTAAGATTGATGGTATGCGCGGTTCCCGCCCGGTATTGGCAGGGCTTCTGCACGCAACCGTCATGGAAACATCCCTGCGCTGACCGCTGCACACACAGACGGCTATCTTTATCGTCAACAATATCGCCAACAAGATTGCTTGCGACTTTTTGGTTGTGCGGCGCCAGGTTTTGGCCTTCCCTGATGATCACCGGCACAGATCGGCAGGATAGGGAGGTGAGAGCGATGACGAAGGCAAACTCGGGTCTGGCAAACTGCATCGGACGTCTGGCGGTGGGTGTATCGCTGGCGGCGCTGGCATTCCCTCACGCGGCACAGGCGCAGACCGCCGACGATCCCGCCCCCGCTTCTGACGAGCCGGTGCAAGCGCTTCCATCCAGCGAAATCGTCGTCACCGGCAGCCGGGTCAGCAATGGCGCCCCCGTCGGAGCCACCGCGATCGTGATCGGGCGCGACGACATCACCGATTCCGGCGCCGTCACCATCGACCGCGTGATCAAGGAACTGCCCCAGAACTTCGACCTTGGCGTGTCCGAGAATTCGCGCGGACAGGCAGGCGGTTCGGGCAATATCGTCTATGGCAACACGGTGAACCTGCGCGGCATCGGCCCCTATGCCACGCTGGTGCTGATCGACGGGCACCGGGTGGTCAACAACGGCCGCTCAACCGATCCGTCGGTCCTGCCGACCCTGGGTGTCGAGCGGGTCGAGGTGGTCGCCAATGGCGCATCGGCGATCTATGGCTCCGACGCGGTGGCGGGCGTCGTCAACCTGCTCCCCCGCCGCAACCTCGACGGCGTGGAGGCATTTGCCCGCTATGGCGCGTCGGAGGATGGCGCTTTCGACGAATGGTCGGCCGGCGCGGCGCTGGGCAAGGTGTTCGACCGGGGCCAGGTCATGGTCGCCTATGAACATGTCTACCGCTCCAACCTCAGCGGAGACGACCGCGACTTCTTCACATCGGACCAGCGGCCATTCGGCGGCAACGATTATCGCATCACCGGATGCGCGCCGGGCAACCTCAGCTATGGCGGCAACACCTATGCATTGCCGGATCGCTATACGCAGGGCAATGCGGGGGACATCACCGCGGGCACGGTCAATCTGTGCGACAGCAATCCGGGGCAGGACCTGTTCCCGCAGCAGCAATATAATTCCGTCAACGCGACCGGCAGCTACGAGCTGACCGACTGGCTGGAATTCTCGGTCGACGGTTTCTATTCCAAGCGCAAGTTCCGGCGGATCGGTTCGGTCATCAACACGCGGCTGACGGTGCCGTCCAGCAATGCGTTCTTCGTGACGCCGCCCGGCTTCACCGGCGACAGCTACACCATCGACTACAGCTTCATCAACGACGTGCCGCCCACGCAGACGACGGGCTTCGCCGAAAGCTGGCAGGTCGCTCCCGAACTGCGGGTGCAGCTGCCGTTCGACTGGGAACTGAACACGCTGGTCAGCTATGGCGAGACCAGCGACTTCTCGGGCGGATACGACGGGCTGAACCGCGGTGCGCTGACCGCCGCGCTGGCCAGCAGCGATCCGGAAACGGCGCTCGATCCCTATGGGTTGGGGCGCACCAGCCAGTCGGTGCTGGACGGGCTGTTCGACCAGATCTTCCTTGCCCCCACCAAGGGCCAGCTGACATTCTACGAAGCGTCGGCCAATGGCCCTCTGTTCGCCCTGCCCGCCGGCGACATCATGCTGGCGGCAGGCTACGAACGGCAGGAGTTCGACGCGCAGCTGGGCCTTGCGCGCGGCAATCCCGACACGCCGATCACTTTTCGCGAATTCGACCGCAAGGTCGACAGCTTCTATGGCGAGATGCTGATCCCGATCTTCGGCCCGGCCAATGCAATCCCCGGCTTCCAGCAGCTGAAAATCACCGCCGCGGTCCGCCACGACAGCTATAGCGATGCGGGCAAGACGACCAATCCGCAATTCGGCATCGACTGGCGGCCGGTCGACATGCTGACCCTGCGCGGCAGCTATGGCACGTCGTTCCGCGCGCCGACGATCCCCGAGATCTATGGCAACAGCTCGGCGCTGTTCGGGCAGAGCTATCAGAACCCCGATGGCGGCCCGCCGCTGCTGGGCTTCGCGCAATCTGGCGCCAATACCGACCTCGGCCCCGAAACCGCAACCACCTGGTCGGTCGGCGCGGACCTCGACCCGCTGGACAATCTGCGGCTGTCGGTCACCTATTTCGACGTCGCCTATGACAACCAGGTATCCGCCAACCTGTCCAACCTGGCCATCCTGGCGTCGGAGGATCAATATGCCGGTACCGGCGTGATCCTGCGCGGACAGGATGCACGCGACCGGGTGCAGGCACTGATCGACCAGGGCTATGCGGTGCTGAACCAGCCGATCCCCGGCGGCGACATCGAGAATGTCGAGCTGTTCATCGACGGGCGCAGCCTGAACCTGGGCAAGTCGATCACGCGCGGCATCGATTTCAACATGCGCTATCTGATGGAGCTGGGCGTGGACGACCGGCTGACGCTAAGCGCATCGGGCACCTATCTTACCGAATACAAGGTCGCGGTCGCACCCGCCGCCGATCTGCTGGACCAGCGCAACCTGATCTTCCAGCCGCTGAAGTTCAAGGCGCGGGTCGCCGCGAACTGGGACCACGGCCCGATGTCGGTACGCGTCGCCGCGACTCATGTGGGCGGCTATCAGAACATCGCGATCACCCCGTCGGAAAAGGTCGGCTCGTTCACGCCGGTCGATCTGGCGGTCACCTGGCGAGTGGGCGACAGCTTCCCCGCCGGGCCGATGGAAGGGCTGGAACTGATCGGCGAGGTTCGCAACCTGTTCGACCAGGACCCGCCCTATGTGAACATCGCGCCGGGCCCGAACGGCAGCGGCGGCTATGACGCCAGCGCGGCCAATCCGATCGGCCGGCAGTTCGCGATCGGCGCGCGGATCAGCTTCTGATGCCTGGGCGGCGGCGGGCGCGACCGCCGCCGCTTCAGGCGCTTTCGCGCGCGATGATGCGAAAGCCCACGTCGATCGAATTATGCGGTATGTCCTCGCCCGCCCCGTGGCGGCGCACGAGGGCCATCACCTCGCGCGCGATGCGCGAGCTGTCGACGTCGACGGTGGTGATGGTGGGCCGCATCTCACCCGCGATCGGGCTGTTGCCAAAGCCCATCACCGCCAGATCGTCGGGCACGTTAAGCCCGGCTGCCTCGGCCTCGACGATGATGCCCTGCGCCAGATAGTCCGATCCGCACAGTACGACATCGGGCATCGGGTCCAGCCGGCGCAGCTCGGCAAAAGCGCGGCGCGCGTGGCCAAAGCGCGATGGGATATCGACCAGCGTGCCGTGCGGCTCCTCGCCGGTGCCAATCGCCTGCCATTCCTCGATGAAGCTGTCGCGCCTCAGCCGTGCGCGCCCGCCGTCGGCAGTCACCAGGAACGGCCGCCGATACCCGCGCGAGGCGACGAAGCGCGCCAGGTCGCGGCCCGCGTCGCGGTGGGAAAAGCCGATGGCCATGCCGACCGGGTTTTCGGGCAATTCCCAGACCTGGATGAACAGCGTCCGGCTGCGCCGGATGCAATCGGTCATGTCCTCGCCGATCGGCCCGGTGGAGATGATCGCGTCGACCCTGCGCGCCAGCGCCGCGCGGATCAGGTCGTTGGTCCGCGCCGGCGAGGTTCCGGTCAGTCCCAGCATCACATTGCTGCCGCTGGCAGTCAGATCCTCGGTCATGCGTTCGATGATGTCGTTGAACAGCGAATCCGTCAGATGCGGGATCAGCACCGCGACCATGCGGCTCTTGCTCGACGCCAGGCCGCCCGCCAGCGCGTTGGGGATATAGCCGACCCGCTGGACCGCCTCGCGGATACGCTCTCCGGTCGCTTCGGCCACGATCTTGGGATTGTTGAGAAACCGACTGACCGTCGCCGAGGACACGCCCGCGCGCTGCGCCACGTCGTCCAGCGTGGGCACGCGGTCCGCCTGTGCGGTCCTGTCCAGTTCGTCTTTCATGCCCATCTATTGCCCTAGCATCCGGGCAAGGGCAATGACCACCAAGGTGAAGGCCGGCAAGGTCAAGGCCGGCTAGGTGAAAGCCAGCGGCACCGACAGGGCGCCGATTTCGGGCCAGCGCGTGGGCATGACAGGTCCCGACACCTCGAAGCCGTTGGTGGCCGCCAGCAATTCCTCAAGCGCGACGCGCAGTTCCATGCGCGCGATATGCACGCCCGGACAATTATGCGGTCCGCGTCCGAACGCCAGATGGTCCGCGATATTGGGCCGGTCCAGCACGAAGCGGTCGCCGTCGGGGAACACGGCCTCGTCCCGATTGGCCGAGGCATAGAGCATCGCCACCGCTTCGCCTTCGCAGATGGTGCGTCCGCCGATCTCGACATCGCGGGTCGGCGTGCGCGCAAAACCGCGATAGGGCGAATAGAGCCGCAGGAATTCCTCGACCGCCGCGGGGATCAGTGAAGGATCCTCGCGCAGGCGGGTCTGCAGGTCGCGGTCGCGCGACAGATGGACGCAGATCGATCCGACCATCACCATCGGCGCGACCATGCCGACCACCAGCACCTGCCGCACGGTGCCGACGATCATCTCGT from Croceicoccus marinus carries:
- a CDS encoding glycoside hydrolase family 3 protein codes for the protein MTNRRTNALYGAVAALALASCAPSMQDAPLAPMAGAGQPELTTGSIPIIEFDGLRFRDLDRSGSLTAYEDWRLSPERRAADLIGRMTLEEKAGQLIVPGLNPNAEYGQQATGHDLGALAQTISNRHATHLNIRLSADAATLARANNEAQGVAETGRLGIPLVLSSNSRHSYTGLIGASFAAGSFSVWPNSPGFAALGDDDLVRRQADLVRRDLRAVGISMLLGPQIDLATEPRWPRFFETYGDDPALAARMAAAFVTGLQGGSDGLQPNGVAAVIKHFAGYSAAVDGLDAHNRYGRFSRVDAQEFAQHVRPFEGAIDAGAAGVMPSYSVLQGLEFDGRETEQVGAAFNRDVIGGVLRSQLGFDGLVLSDWAIIEDCGDICMNGFPAGTRPSFQGVSTAWGVEDLTKAQRVAKAMNAGVDQFGGLEDAAPIVEAVRSGLIGEELLDRAVRRVMLVDFAMGQYEHPFVDETGVAALVGSESDIAWGRSVQARSMVLLENDGRLPAAPGTRVLLHGVDADAARAAGLVPVSDPAEAELAVMRTVSPFETLHPNYMFGSMQQEGSLAFAPGSEPVKFVDGLPAGLPLVVEVQLDRPAILTPFRQRANVLIAGFGANDDAFLDVLTGKIGPEGRLPFELPSSMASVERQRPGTPSDSGDPLYPRHYRFGGAR
- a CDS encoding TonB-dependent receptor, producing the protein MTERHYAHSASRLALFVAALAAGAAANPAFAQDTTGQTGEEVAPAGTIIVTAQRRAENLQDVPVSLTAVTEEALESRQINDLSGIAAAAPSLQVGADNNFAVRGVGTLAFANTIDTSVALALDEVNLGRPDLGTPLLYDVARVEVLNGPQGLLFGKNASAGLLNIVTARPEIGAMSGSTDIEISNRATPGADRNAPGIIAKQVLNIPVSANSALRLNALYAYQESPVTRLVPFEGGTVPFVDVPNKNYDANRNIQLKAKYLYESDGGLSIYVIGDYNELRTGLNRFGNTYLQFGEGSAREQLVLDAGAVPGPDNFLNTADGGFFVDSDIGGAQATVSYEFGSGFEISNVFAWRYFDTQQNLDVDLVPTAEVNTNYSDTAYDQFSNELRLSLPSGERLSGQVGLYYFRSKLDTSNALFGNAGFPSFLLPSFPFCVGAEVAPGGPPNCSVSNDYFLGRSYFATQDTTSYAGFGQLNYELADGLEVFAGGRVTRDEVELEVDQGQIDAFINLGVLPGVYTGETSNTNFSWKIGGQYEPTRNIMLYGFYGRGYKGPGFNTTAIADANGVAQVQPIDPETSDAFEIGVKTTLLDGAVTFNVSAFRTKFDDFQVQAFDQELLTYVVQNAAKVTTQGVEVTLGARPFDGLSINGAATFLDAEFDSFPGAQCYLGQPDPSCAVDGTFDAGGNTLPLSPDLTATVQAIYEFPVSGDVVPFIEGNWYHRSSVQYQINQVPLANYGAVDTFGFSGGVNINDRVRASVFCKNCTNEHIPVSIATDSGENNDGVVTYNQRFGLDSVRSVGISLSAEY
- a CDS encoding TonB-dependent receptor plug domain-containing protein; protein product: MTKANSGLANCIGRLAVGVSLAALAFPHAAQAQTADDPAPASDEPVQALPSSEIVVTGSRVSNGAPVGATAIVIGRDDITDSGAVTIDRVIKELPQNFDLGVSENSRGQAGGSGNIVYGNTVNLRGIGPYATLVLIDGHRVVNNGRSTDPSVLPTLGVERVEVVANGASAIYGSDAVAGVVNLLPRRNLDGVEAFARYGASEDGAFDEWSAGAALGKVFDRGQVMVAYEHVYRSNLSGDDRDFFTSDQRPFGGNDYRITGCAPGNLSYGGNTYALPDRYTQGNAGDITAGTVNLCDSNPGQDLFPQQQYNSVNATGSYELTDWLEFSVDGFYSKRKFRRIGSVINTRLTVPSSNAFFVTPPGFTGDSYTIDYSFINDVPPTQTTGFAESWQVAPELRVQLPFDWELNTLVSYGETSDFSGGYDGLNRGALTAALASSDPETALDPYGLGRTSQSVLDGLFDQIFLAPTKGQLTFYEASANGPLFALPAGDIMLAAGYERQEFDAQLGLARGNPDTPITFREFDRKVDSFYGEMLIPIFGPANAIPGFQQLKITAAVRHDSYSDAGKTTNPQFGIDWRPVDMLTLRGSYGTSFRAPTIPEIYGNSSALFGQSYQNPDGGPPLLGFAQSGANTDLGPETATTWSVGADLDPLDNLRLSVTYFDVAYDNQVSANLSNLAILASEDQYAGTGVILRGQDARDRVQALIDQGYAVLNQPIPGGDIENVELFIDGRSLNLGKSITRGIDFNMRYLMELGVDDRLTLSASGTYLTEYKVAVAPAADLLDQRNLIFQPLKFKARVAANWDHGPMSVRVAATHVGGYQNIAITPSEKVGSFTPVDLAVTWRVGDSFPAGPMEGLELIGEVRNLFDQDPPYVNIAPGPNGSGGYDASAANPIGRQFAIGARISF
- a CDS encoding LacI family DNA-binding transcriptional regulator, which produces MKDELDRTAQADRVPTLDDVAQRAGVSSATVSRFLNNPKIVAEATGERIREAVQRVGYIPNALAGGLASSKSRMVAVLIPHLTDSLFNDIIERMTEDLTASGSNVMLGLTGTSPARTNDLIRAALARRVDAIISTGPIGEDMTDCIRRSRTLFIQVWELPENPVGMAIGFSHRDAGRDLARFVASRGYRRPFLVTADGGRARLRRDSFIEEWQAIGTGEEPHGTLVDIPSRFGHARRAFAELRRLDPMPDVVLCGSDYLAQGIIVEAEAAGLNVPDDLAVMGFGNSPIAGEMRPTITTVDVDSSRIAREVMALVRRHGAGEDIPHNSIDVGFRIIARESA